In the Colias croceus chromosome 1, ilColCroc2.1 genome, aaatgaaagggttctattcctgagcatactcaagcgtaagagaaaaaaaaagactcgattagtaaagtatttcggtcgctatcgtgttaacaagaaaatcctccgcacatacagacacacggacgtccaagacagaactttttaaaactgttttttaactagtttaaataacaaaaatgacatcaaaaagatcatgaatgttaaaaatagtgttttttcttaatatgtgtgtgtatgtattatcttacaagtgcaatgtatgatacataaagacattttaagtttgaaaaatcagatgttttgcacgaagtgacagtagtacccacctcaacgcttcgcttatgaggcgtgcaataaagGTCGTAAATTTATGTACGAAAATCAGTCGTTGTTgacacaatttttataatgttaagtATTATCCTATTTTTGTTTAAGCCCCAGAAGTTCTCAACTCGCATTTTATtcatcatttaatattatttgcaggTTAAATCATCGGAACAAGAGTTACGAGCTAGCTCTTTCATAATGCTGCCCCTTCTAGGTGCACTAGCATTGGCCTACATGCATCGTGACAAAATATTAGCTCGTATCAAGGCGGACTATAGCACTAAGAGATTGCCGAGGAAGAGGACGCAGTAAGGAGTTGTAAAAGGGGGATATAGAAGGGAGAGGGGGGGAGGGCGAATAAAGGGGAGACTGTGGCTTATACTGTATGTAGGATAAGTGTCAGACGGGAGTCATGGTAACGAAGAGGGGATAAAATGTTGTTCGTATGTGTGGAGCTCCCAGTGCGATTCTTTTTAAGGGAGGGAAATGTACTCATTTCCAGGGAGGAGACTTGGTTACTAATTTAAACAGGtgggataaaatatattattcttgTGTGTACAACTGCCAGTTAGATTCTTGTAAAACGAGGGTCATTTGTAGATCCCAGTAGGATTCTTGTAAAAGAGGGAGTTAATAAGATGAGGTTACGTATTTAATCGTTTGAATGATGGAAAATGAGttatgatttatgaatatttgaaataatgtaATTGCTGAGTTACCTAGCGGTATTGTGAATGTAATGTTCCACTAAACTTAAATTATCCAGGtttcatttttcataaaaatagacAAGATTATGTTAGAAAAGTGTTAAGAGAtaaggtattatattatgttatatcgaattaaaaacaatgcataataattaattgaagtaTTTTGTGAGTATATAGTGAGATCGTTTTGTTGCTCAAGTTTTgagtttttgttaattttgatatatgtaatttgaataatagtAATAGTATACTCATGATAAAGTGCAATCTATCTgtaagttaaaaattattcaaataataaatcatttgcTAACGCATTCCCGATTCATAATCTAAtgtttttgttacaaaaattataattacctatacaatatttatattttaattaccctggtatatatttatttgtcttttcGATATCATAGTTGTTTCGAGTACggaatataagaaaaataaatattgaacgTATAAGTAACCATTTCTCAATATTACGTACCTAGTAACAATGTCACAGTGATGAATGACCATGATTGGAAAAGTTAAATCAATGATCAAATggtagtaataattatttattaaggtaTGTTCAAGGAATAAAATTGCCTTACAATTTACGAAAGTTTGAACaatgaatttgaattaaatcgattattgaaaaaaaaaaatgcgtgcgtgtactagtgtacacacgtaagaagtgaaacatctttatgaccttatatttcaaaaaataatttactatatgcaactgtacagaaatacgtcgaatcacgcgtggtagggttaagaaaaagatggcgcgtaacgaaaaaatgttttttttccaattttttttttccaaccccgatgaagaagtttcacttcaataatttgATTGATGAATATTGTTCGATACTCAATAGATAACGATCTtatatcaaattttataatgaagCGTTTGAAATTGTAAagcaattttgttttttctcctatttatgtaaatttagtttatttggTTATATGGGTACGATTGTATGTAAATGTTTAATCTAATttcgtttaatttttatgaatatttgtgATTATTATGAAGGTTCCACGAGTAAGGGTATGGATTCAAATAGTTTTAAGTGAattatctaatttattatttgaattttattttgtgcATTTATGTGGTGTTTCGAAATAAAGTGGATTGTTCGcgaaattttttgttttatttcttataaccTTACAAGAGTGGTTTATATCTTAAGTACGTTCAAATAAAGgttgtgtaaaaaaaattggttgcctgtaaagtcggtatacgggcgaaagttttacgtgacaacgactttttatgtctgtctctctcgctcttaggcgggctaaccatgcccgAGTGGAAGGGACGCGTGCCTCTCACTCGCTCTCATTGTGAGCGCATAACGTGAGCGGAGCGTAACGCAGTTTCTTGAAGTGTCACCCGGCAAACCaatttataagacgttgtctcGTCAAAATATATACACTGGCTCTCTGCACTATTTATTACtaggatttataatatttttatgaaaaaaggAAAGTTAAATGAAagacaaaaacaatatttgtaaaaacatttattttcattatattaagcTTAAATTAAAGATAACTATTCTACAGGCGGGTGTTTATCAGTAAAGCACTGAAGACTACAGTAAATtaacacattttaaattaaattaaatttaattaaactacaaaataaatttatattttatctatagcAGCTGTATCTGTTATAGCATTCCGATATCGAGTGTGGTTGATGGTCCCAAAGCCTGGCGTTTTCTTtgctgaaaaaaaaagtaatatttaaaagcgTAATATggatgaatatttaaaaataaaaatgatttattattcttttcataccatttgtaaattgttattttaaatgtattgaaaattaCCCTGatcgtaggtatattaaaaaataaatttcctaATGTTATGcaataagaattttatttgaataacaGGTAAATTTAGttaggtaagtatattttacacgcaaaaaaaatatcacgaCATTAATATtcgaaataaatacatatttacctaatattatgaaaattgaaaatattcgaaattatattatcagtGGAATAAAAACTACAAATACTGCTTGAACACACATTCAATAATCAACATTACATTTTacttacatatataaaaataataaaaaactcaCTTGACGAAGTACAGTTGGAACGCAGCTAAGAAGTTTCGCTGCGCACGCGCATGTAGCTTGCATAGCTGCAGTTTTTCACATTCTTCCTCACTGAGAAAAGAGAACAAAATATAAGGGTAAAGTTCGTTGTCATTGATGTTCGTCAATTAATAGTCGTTATTATCGATCAGACTTTTCTACTGAAAGATGAAAATCATTATATATGACGTATCTTATGATTGCTATTTTTACTCATATGAATGCGATGTTAATGTGTAACACAAAATGTCTATGGTTTCGAAATTACCTCAGTTTTATAATCAGGTATTAATGACTTGTATATATATACGTAaacgataaataattaattataacaattttaaattattttctaattacAACGAGAGTCGAGATAACTAATCTTACCTTCGCCTAGTTCTAATTCTACTCAAGCTTTTATCTGCAAATCCAGCTCCTATAGATAGAGATGGGTTAATGAATCTTCTCTCAATCCTGTGATATGTTTCATCGCTTATtcctgtaaaaaaaaaaatgttttactgTGAgctgaatattaattaatttacccTTTTTGATCGATTTAGAtgatattgaattatttagaTATCATAGTTTCATCCTTAGATTACATattctacaattttatattatagtagtttaatattaaaatatgttttacatatttaaataagcttttataataaaaataattttcagttaatgaaaatgttaaggtgaatttattgaaatagCTCTTCTCATTTCCGGGAGACAATttccgaaaaaaaaaattacttaaaattatttttaataattcaaacatattttaaaatcttacCATTCCTGGAATCATCTATAGGCACACAATA is a window encoding:
- the LOC123696142 gene encoding uncharacterized protein LOC123696142; protein product: MEGKLIVLVAVFCVVYCVPIDDSRNGISDETYHRIERRFINPSLSIGAGFADKSLSRIRTRRSEEECEKLQLCKLHARAQRNFLAAFQLYFVNKENARLWDHQPHSISECYNRYSCYR